A single region of the Bacillota bacterium genome encodes:
- a CDS encoding zinc-binding protein, which translates to MAFEDKVLTCRDCGQEFVFTAGEQEFYAEKGFTNEPSRCRECRQARKQAQGARSGRAPRVMHDAICASCGQPTQVPFKPREDRPVYCRECYQAQRLAGGEF; encoded by the coding sequence ATGGCCTTCGAGGACAAAGTGCTAACATGTCGGGATTGCGGCCAGGAGTTTGTGTTTACCGCCGGTGAGCAGGAGTTTTATGCGGAGAAAGGTTTTACCAATGAGCCTTCGCGCTGCCGCGAATGCCGACAGGCACGGAAACAGGCCCAAGGCGCTAGATCTGGGAGAGCCCCGCGGGTAATGCACGATGCCATTTGCGCCAGCTGCGGCCAACCCACCCAAGTGCCGTTTAAGCCGCGCGAGGATCGGCCGGTGTACTGCCGGGAGTGCTATCAGGCCCAAAGACTGGCTGGCGGCGAGTTCTAA
- a CDS encoding DUF342 domain-containing protein produces MSGAKDRRAGEFGRLVKTTKAQGSLLEAMREVTQGALEAVKKNDTDRLEEALSQREKLMRQVEAIQKRERELRSKAGERLPPEFRTELETAEDHIIAELRRTIELNIELEQELHELKQRLDSERDQVNKLRQTAEGYRPKELPSEGLFVDWKR; encoded by the coding sequence ATGTCGGGGGCTAAGGATAGGCGGGCGGGGGAGTTTGGCCGGCTGGTTAAGACGACTAAGGCCCAAGGTTCTTTGCTGGAGGCTATGAGGGAGGTAACGCAAGGGGCACTGGAAGCGGTAAAGAAAAATGATACCGACCGGCTGGAGGAAGCTCTTTCGCAGCGTGAAAAGTTGATGCGGCAGGTGGAGGCCATACAAAAGCGGGAGAGGGAACTTAGGTCTAAAGCCGGGGAGCGGCTGCCGCCGGAGTTTAGGACTGAACTGGAGACGGCGGAAGACCATATTATTGCTGAGCTGAGAAGAACAATAGAGCTGAATATTGAGCTGGAGCAGGAGCTCCACGAGCTGAAACAGCGCTTGGACAGCGAGCGGGACCAGGTGAATAAACTGCGGCAGACGGCCGAAGGCTATCGGCCGAAAGAATTACCATCTGAGGGGCTTTTTGTCGATTGGAAGCGGTGA
- the fliS gene encoding flagellar export chaperone FliS, with protein MYGAKAYGQYQKMQVSTASPGQLVLMLYDAAGRWARDGAAAFEAEELEKGHGLLIKAQEAVAELASGLNMEAGGAIAENLAQLYDYMYRRLVEANVKKDPGAAEEVAGLLSGLREAWSQVLQEGNRQLRAAGGLNVGG; from the coding sequence ATGTACGGAGCCAAGGCTTATGGCCAATATCAGAAGATGCAGGTGAGTACGGCCTCGCCGGGGCAGCTGGTTTTGATGCTGTATGATGCCGCCGGGCGGTGGGCCCGGGATGGGGCGGCTGCTTTTGAGGCCGAGGAGTTGGAGAAGGGGCACGGGCTGCTGATTAAGGCGCAGGAGGCGGTGGCAGAGCTGGCCAGTGGACTCAATATGGAGGCCGGCGGTGCTATCGCTGAGAATTTGGCTCAGCTATATGATTATATGTATCGCCGGTTGGTGGAGGCTAATGTGAAAAAGGACCCGGGAGCGGCGGAAGAAGTAGCCGGGCTGTTGTCGGGGTTGCGGGAAGCATGGTCCCAGGTGCTGCAGGAAGGAAACAGGCAGCTTAGAGCTGCCGGTGGGCTCAATGTCGGGGGCTAA
- the fliD gene encoding flagellar filament capping protein FliD, with protein MAGSISFDGLVSGINSSEIVSQLMALERQRNIVPLQRREAMLTAKQAAWRDVRSGLAALQSKLTDLKLVGTYTGMKASSANEEVVMATAKAGAGTATYTIKVEQLATAQQMWSKQFGSETELGVGSGTIQLNGVDIEYGEEDNLTGLAQKINEAMKDAKDVDKNRRVSAIVVDGRLVLSAMETGENSNIELGGDMAGQALWQELGLDAPVEGYPEVNDSAYVKQGQDTVFYVDGVKIVRSSNKVDDAISGVTLELTGVSKKVEGDGWEGYEGTRLTVGQDLDKAVKAIKAFVDEYNRVWQANRNKQSWDKDTKQGAVLFGDSALNGIQYRLRGLVTGPIDGVSGPWSTLAQIGISTGKVGTGVSADGTLHLDEIKLREALQEDPEAVATLFTGDQGVASRLEGYFKETLTKDKTGLLTAKDEAFASQIRGLQKQTERMEERLVRREEQLKRQYVQLEKVLAQLQAQSNWLALQLAGFTGNKN; from the coding sequence ATGGCCGGTTCGATTAGTTTTGATGGGCTGGTTTCGGGGATTAATTCTTCGGAAATTGTAAGCCAACTCATGGCGCTGGAGCGACAGCGGAATATTGTGCCGCTGCAACGGCGGGAGGCGATGCTCACGGCGAAACAGGCGGCTTGGCGCGATGTGCGCTCGGGGCTGGCTGCTTTGCAAAGTAAGCTGACGGATTTGAAGCTGGTGGGTACTTATACGGGGATGAAGGCTAGCTCGGCCAATGAAGAAGTGGTGATGGCTACGGCGAAGGCGGGAGCAGGGACGGCTACATATACAATAAAGGTAGAGCAGCTGGCCACGGCCCAGCAAATGTGGTCCAAGCAGTTTGGTTCAGAGACTGAGCTGGGCGTGGGAAGTGGAACAATACAATTAAATGGTGTGGACATAGAGTATGGTGAAGAGGATAATCTAACCGGTCTGGCCCAGAAAATAAATGAGGCCATGAAAGATGCGAAAGATGTGGACAAAAACAGAAGAGTAAGTGCCATTGTAGTGGATGGGCGGTTGGTACTATCGGCCATGGAAACAGGCGAAAACTCGAACATTGAACTTGGTGGAGATATGGCTGGCCAGGCTCTATGGCAGGAGCTGGGGCTGGATGCTCCAGTGGAAGGGTATCCCGAAGTAAATGACAGCGCTTATGTGAAACAGGGCCAAGACACGGTGTTTTATGTGGACGGAGTAAAGATAGTACGTAGCAGTAACAAGGTAGACGATGCTATCTCTGGGGTGACGCTGGAGCTTACTGGGGTTAGCAAAAAGGTGGAAGGCGACGGCTGGGAAGGGTACGAAGGTACGAGGCTGACGGTAGGTCAGGACTTGGATAAAGCGGTTAAGGCGATTAAGGCCTTTGTGGATGAATACAACCGGGTGTGGCAGGCGAACCGGAACAAACAGTCCTGGGATAAGGATACCAAGCAGGGGGCAGTTCTTTTTGGTGACAGTGCTCTGAATGGTATTCAGTACCGGCTGCGGGGACTGGTAACCGGCCCGATTGACGGCGTCTCCGGTCCGTGGAGTACTTTAGCGCAGATAGGAATTAGCACGGGCAAAGTGGGCACCGGTGTTTCGGCCGATGGCACGCTCCATCTGGATGAAATTAAACTGAGGGAAGCCTTGCAGGAAGATCCGGAAGCGGTGGCGACACTTTTTACTGGTGACCAGGGTGTGGCCAGCCGTCTGGAAGGTTACTTTAAGGAGACTTTGACCAAGGATAAGACGGGGCTTCTTACGGCTAAGGACGAAGCTTTCGCCAGCCAGATAAGGGGTTTGCAGAAGCAGACGGAACGGATGGAGGAGCGGCTGGTGCGGCGGGAGGAGCAACTGAAACGGCAGTATGTGCAGTTGGAGAAGGTGTTGGCTCAGCTGCAGGCGCAAAGCAACTGGCTGGCGCTGCAGCTGGCCGGCTTTACCGGCAATAAGAACTAA
- a CDS encoding flagellar protein FlaG, whose amino-acid sequence MAIDAISRPGGVSLVGMGDPAQAMPTGKEAVAVNANKGDGNRKQDDVTAAATLEDLEQATLVLEDTVQAFNQRLSFVLHEESGRMQVQVIDNKTQEVVKELPPTEILEVVARIRQMVGLLLDKKV is encoded by the coding sequence TTGGCGATAGATGCAATTAGCCGACCGGGAGGTGTGAGCCTGGTAGGGATGGGGGATCCGGCTCAGGCGATGCCGACCGGGAAAGAGGCAGTGGCGGTAAATGCTAATAAAGGTGATGGTAATAGAAAACAGGATGATGTTACGGCAGCAGCAACGCTGGAAGATCTGGAGCAGGCTACGTTGGTACTAGAAGATACGGTGCAGGCTTTTAACCAGCGTCTGAGCTTTGTGCTCCATGAGGAGAGCGGGCGGATGCAAGTGCAGGTGATTGACAATAAGACACAGGAAGTGGTGAAGGAGCTGCCGCCCACGGAGATTTTGGAGGTGGTGGCGAGGATTCGGCAGATGGTGGGGTTGTTGCTGGATAAGAAGGTATGA
- a CDS encoding flagellin, with protein sequence MVINHNISAMNTYRQLSVNTMFGSRSLEKLSSGLRINRAGDDAAGLAISEKMRGQIKGLTMAAKNAQDGISLIQTAEGALNETHSILQRMRELAVQAATDTNTADDRAKIQVEMDQLAHEITRISNTTEFNTQNLMAGGLNNIFHIGANQGQNVGLKIAAMDAHSLGVAASKIETTVASISNGITGIDSVTENLGVGAELDITVTDAGSTVEQGTVAGAVEMVADDSYTGTENKRFTIELVSVQGGSGEVDTIRFSTDEGNTWSNAIAHDGSGKFALGDGVEITVATDTDNAADQAATIDVTPRSATLQLQNDAEPLGSSVTVYGNQTSVVVGDSVTNRTAHVTFDFEDLASGQVTINQSLDESTAATVDAQGNIVTDAKVMAGINVSTQGAADKAITVINNALESVSAERSKLGAMQNRLDHTINNLTTASENLQAAESRIRDVDYAEAA encoded by the coding sequence ATGGTTATCAACCACAATATCTCAGCCATGAACACCTATCGGCAGCTTAGTGTCAATACCATGTTCGGCTCTAGATCCCTGGAAAAACTATCCTCTGGCCTCCGGATTAACCGGGCCGGAGACGACGCTGCCGGCCTCGCCATCAGCGAGAAGATGCGCGGCCAGATCAAAGGACTCACCATGGCCGCCAAGAACGCCCAAGACGGGATTTCCCTCATTCAGACGGCGGAAGGCGCACTCAATGAAACCCATAGCATTTTGCAGAGAATGAGGGAGTTGGCGGTACAAGCCGCCACTGATACAAATACCGCTGACGATAGGGCCAAAATTCAGGTGGAGATGGACCAACTAGCACACGAAATTACTCGCATTTCCAATACTACCGAGTTTAACACGCAGAATCTCATGGCCGGCGGTTTGAACAACATTTTCCACATTGGTGCCAACCAGGGGCAGAACGTAGGCTTAAAGATTGCGGCCATGGATGCGCATAGTCTAGGTGTAGCGGCATCGAAAATTGAAACTACCGTGGCATCAATTAGCAACGGAATCACCGGTATTGACAGTGTGACGGAGAACCTTGGAGTTGGAGCAGAACTCGATATCACCGTCACTGATGCCGGATCGACCGTGGAGCAAGGTACTGTTGCGGGTGCGGTCGAAATGGTGGCTGACGACAGCTACACTGGTACCGAAAATAAACGGTTTACTATTGAACTAGTTAGTGTTCAGGGTGGCAGTGGGGAAGTTGATACCATTCGGTTCTCCACTGATGAGGGAAATACTTGGAGCAACGCAATTGCTCACGATGGCTCTGGTAAATTTGCTCTTGGTGATGGAGTGGAGATAACTGTAGCCACCGACACCGATAATGCAGCTGACCAGGCTGCAACGATTGATGTCACCCCAAGAAGTGCCACTCTTCAACTTCAAAATGATGCCGAGCCTTTAGGCAGTAGCGTGACTGTGTATGGTAATCAGACTAGTGTTGTAGTCGGCGATAGTGTGACAAATAGAACGGCCCACGTGACTTTTGATTTTGAAGATTTAGCTAGTGGTCAGGTTACCATTAATCAGTCGCTGGATGAGTCAACGGCGGCTACCGTAGATGCACAAGGAAATATAGTAACTGATGCCAAGGTCATGGCCGGTATTAACGTGTCTACCCAAGGTGCTGCCGATAAAGCAATTACTGTCATCAACAATGCTCTTGAGTCAGTATCCGCAGAACGTTCAAAACTCGGTGCCATGCAAAACCGCCTCGACCATACCATCAACAACCTCACCACCGCCTCCGAAAACCTCCAGGCCGCCGAGTCCCGTATCCGCGACGTAGATTATGCCGAAGCCGCTTAA
- a CDS encoding endonuclease, with protein sequence MSFLSLFSGKMLGDGYINQNPGRQPRFAFIHTSDDIGYARHCLKLFAPYIPFGKKALKEYSYLDPRTKKIYSRVHCQSLSSAIITVQLKHWYKERKIIPKELVAEHLDAAGLALWFQDDGSLKSIDRIILSVENFSPFERNFLQNLLSQKFRVASTIDKQNRIDISSRLETRKFQALVEPDLHPSMARKNTANQWKHWQDLWKQNSLPLPGVSRTTIYVHQDIHNAVHGNGFSKQVNQILDHWLPHTWQLHILDPKRRYQWLTSLPEIPSGCYPLGPRLRPNIKTRLIMAQATGLTRSELITLAIIEGQV encoded by the coding sequence GTGTCCTTTCTTTCACTCTTTTCCGGTAAAATGCTAGGTGATGGTTACATAAACCAAAATCCTGGGCGGCAGCCTCGCTTCGCTTTTATTCATACCAGTGATGATATAGGCTATGCCCGTCACTGCTTAAAGCTTTTTGCTCCTTATATCCCCTTTGGTAAAAAGGCTCTAAAAGAATACAGTTATCTTGATCCCCGTACAAAAAAGATATACTCACGTGTCCACTGTCAATCCCTTTCTTCTGCTATAATAACCGTGCAGCTTAAGCACTGGTATAAAGAACGAAAAATCATCCCGAAGGAACTGGTAGCAGAACATCTTGATGCCGCTGGCTTAGCTCTCTGGTTTCAAGATGACGGCAGTCTCAAAAGCATCGATCGCATTATACTCTCTGTAGAAAACTTTAGTCCTTTCGAAAGAAACTTCTTGCAGAACCTATTGAGCCAGAAGTTTCGAGTTGCTTCTACCATAGACAAGCAGAACCGGATTGATATTTCTTCACGCTTAGAAACACGGAAATTCCAAGCACTTGTCGAGCCTGATCTCCACCCCTCTATGGCCCGTAAGAATACAGCCAACCAATGGAAGCACTGGCAGGACTTATGGAAACAAAACAGCTTACCACTACCAGGGGTAAGCCGCACAACCATATATGTTCACCAGGATATCCACAACGCCGTTCATGGAAACGGTTTTTCCAAACAAGTAAATCAAATCTTAGACCATTGGCTGCCTCATACTTGGCAGTTACATATTTTAGACCCTAAACGTCGTTATCAGTGGTTAACTTCCCTACCTGAAATACCGTCGGGCTGCTATCCGCTGGGGCCCCGCCTGCGGCCTAATATCAAGACTAGGCTAATTATGGCCCAAGCCACCGGCCTCACTCGTTCGGAACTTATCACTCTAGCAATAATTGAAGGCCAGGTATAA